A window of the Mesoplasma florum L1 genome harbors these coding sequences:
- a CDS encoding deoxynucleoside kinase: MKIAIFGTVGAGKSSISQELSERLNYEIFPEPIDENPYFEDYYKDIKAYAFRMQIFMLTARSKQLFAAKDLKNKIFDRTIIEDPIFMNVGHKMGNVNDTDYKTYCDFFQYVVSENLRYPNDRLKFDLVVYLKVSDETSIRRINERGRAAELSIDKNYWKILNESYEEYYQEHKNDFPFLVIDANNDNLNEKVEEVIRNIEKIKKEF; this comes from the coding sequence ATGAAAATAGCAATTTTTGGAACAGTAGGAGCAGGTAAATCATCAATATCACAAGAATTATCAGAAAGATTAAATTATGAAATTTTTCCTGAGCCAATAGATGAAAACCCCTACTTTGAAGATTATTACAAAGATATTAAGGCTTATGCTTTTAGAATGCAAATATTTATGTTAACAGCTAGATCAAAACAATTATTTGCAGCAAAAGATTTAAAAAATAAAATTTTTGACAGAACAATTATTGAAGATCCGATTTTCATGAATGTTGGTCATAAAATGGGAAATGTTAATGACACAGACTACAAAACATATTGTGATTTTTTCCAATATGTTGTATCAGAAAACTTAAGATATCCTAATGATAGATTAAAGTTTGATTTAGTTGTTTACTTAAAGGTTTCAGATGAAACTTCAATTAGAAGAATCAATGAAAGAGGAAGAGCTGCTGAATTAAGCATTGACAAAAACTATTGAAAAATATTGAATGAATCATACGAAGAATATTATCAAGAACATAAAAATGATTTTCCATTTTTAGTAATTGATGCAAACAATGATAACTTAAACGAAAAAGTTGAAGAAGTTATAAGAAATATAGAAAAAATTAAAAAGGAGTTTTAA
- the argS gene encoding arginine--tRNA ligase, giving the protein MENIISIVKKDLKEIAQKFNISKDPIVEINKNNIDSHFSTTLALMSAKELKQNPIQLAENIKNELLQKDYYDQIEIAGPGFINIKLKTELLSTTIKNITTLKEAYGKNKIKNKIINIEYVSANPTGFLHVGHARNAVTGSVLEEVLKFDGYEVQTEFYTNDAGNQINILAVTVFVHYLWALGIETEKPANTYGGTFYDDLANIMIQKYGDKFKNLTFTETAISDEETHQIFRKEAVQHFLTEIKQQLKDFGVVIDHYSSEQEMYDTNQIEKLLKEYKEKNATYEADGALWLKTTEFGDDKDRVLVKKDGSLTYIVPDLATHNIRIQRTHADVLINIWGGDHHGYIPRMRAGLQLLGHNPDILEIEMVQMVRLIKDGKEYKMSKRKGTAVWLVDIMEMVGKDALRYMLASKSSSSHMDLDLDLVQQKNATNPVYYAQYATARCHSILNQADQKNIKANLNVSNLLSNKKEVELLLTLDNFNQVIQMSAKNRAPQLICEYIQTVCKQFHSYYADTKILDENDVPTSEARLGLVLSVLQVLTNAFNIIGVSALETM; this is encoded by the coding sequence ATGGAAAACATAATTAGCATAGTCAAAAAAGACTTAAAAGAAATTGCGCAAAAATTTAATATATCAAAAGACCCAATTGTTGAAATTAACAAAAATAATATTGATAGTCATTTTTCTACAACTCTTGCTTTAATGAGTGCAAAAGAGTTGAAACAAAATCCTATTCAATTAGCAGAAAATATTAAAAATGAATTATTACAAAAAGATTACTATGACCAAATAGAAATTGCTGGACCAGGTTTTATTAACATTAAATTAAAAACAGAATTGCTTTCAACAACAATTAAAAATATTACAACTTTAAAAGAAGCGTACGGTAAAAATAAAATTAAGAATAAAATTATTAATATTGAATACGTATCAGCTAACCCAACTGGATTTTTACACGTAGGTCATGCAAGAAATGCGGTAACAGGATCAGTATTAGAAGAGGTTTTGAAATTTGATGGTTATGAAGTTCAGACTGAATTCTACACAAACGATGCTGGTAATCAAATAAATATTTTAGCAGTTACTGTTTTTGTTCATTATCTTTGAGCTTTAGGTATTGAAACAGAAAAACCTGCTAATACTTATGGTGGAACATTTTATGATGATTTAGCAAATATAATGATTCAAAAATATGGTGATAAATTTAAAAATTTAACTTTTACTGAAACAGCTATTTCAGATGAAGAAACTCACCAAATTTTTAGAAAAGAAGCAGTTCAACATTTCTTAACTGAAATCAAACAACAATTAAAAGATTTTGGTGTAGTTATTGATCATTATTCAAGTGAACAAGAAATGTATGATACAAATCAGATTGAAAAACTTTTAAAAGAATATAAAGAAAAAAATGCTACTTATGAAGCAGATGGAGCTTTATGATTGAAAACAACTGAATTTGGGGATGACAAAGATCGTGTTCTTGTTAAAAAAGACGGATCACTAACTTACATTGTTCCTGATCTAGCTACTCACAACATTAGAATTCAAAGAACTCATGCAGATGTTTTAATTAACATCTGAGGTGGAGATCACCACGGATATATTCCTAGAATGAGAGCAGGACTACAACTTTTAGGCCATAATCCTGACATTTTAGAAATTGAAATGGTCCAAATGGTAAGGCTTATTAAAGATGGTAAAGAATACAAAATGAGTAAAAGAAAAGGTACTGCTGTTTGATTAGTTGACATTATGGAAATGGTTGGAAAAGATGCTTTAAGATATATGTTAGCTTCTAAATCAAGTAGTTCACACATGGATTTAGATTTAGATTTAGTTCAACAAAAAAATGCAACAAACCCTGTTTACTATGCTCAATATGCAACAGCAAGATGTCATTCAATTTTAAATCAAGCTGATCAAAAAAATATAAAAGCAAATTTAAACGTATCTAACTTATTATCAAACAAAAAAGAAGTTGAGTTATTGTTAACATTAGACAACTTCAATCAAGTTATCCAAATGTCTGCAAAAAATAGAGCGCCTCAATTAATATGTGAATACATTCAAACTGTATGTAAACAATTCCACTCATACTATGCTGATACAAAAATTCTTGATGAAAATGATGTGCCAACAAGTGAAGCAAGATTGGGATTGGTATTGTCTGTTTTACAAGTATTGACTAATGCATTTAACATCATTGGTGTCAGTGCTTTAGAAACAATGTAA
- a CDS encoding MFS cation transporter has translation MNNWDLIIVVPFVIVLGFLFLYFIYKKLNFEKKLFWFYMQTLIVWVMNAILIQENSNILTDTFHNTPPAIIVVLLLFGSSILFAILMKPLATWITGKIRSRNIWIRSSIIASIAASMLLLIPLNDSAWFKFIIILQAIILAISISSQSLYFLYLNEQKYNRLFALKVSFSVGFVITFATFIGNWIISLNNFLTDKLIILNIFVIICLLISLLISFKIGTENKNKIGEFRLVLKEELIKYSKSTLVKLIILTLLLGVIYGFVQSPIFRMYFVTNSKISNNDVEWLSTLDRKYQALFIFGQFAIGYTLYKILLPKIGVKNLIYGLIVISGIALLISTFIINPTWMVISNLIFGASYFILFYMWFGFAIMWNYRATKGVPVTGFIASALLVGQFLVIFVFNSIIYTKSGLFTYQSIEAIIAETNIDNIIAFENNLKIVIRITAAALFFINSIYLFLTVIWIDQVIAEFVDYANIKHIFSEYEKQSVERKINSRIVTE, from the coding sequence ATGAATAATTGAGATTTAATTATTGTTGTTCCTTTTGTAATTGTTTTAGGTTTTTTATTCTTATACTTCATTTACAAAAAACTTAATTTTGAAAAAAAATTATTTTGATTTTATATGCAGACTTTAATCGTATGAGTTATGAATGCTATTTTGATACAAGAAAATTCAAACATTTTAACTGATACTTTTCATAACACACCACCAGCCATAATTGTTGTATTGCTATTATTTGGTAGTTCAATTTTATTTGCTATTTTAATGAAACCACTAGCAACTTGAATAACAGGAAAAATTAGAAGCAGAAATATATGAATAAGATCTTCAATTATTGCGTCAATTGCTGCTTCAATGCTTTTATTGATTCCATTAAATGACAGTGCTTGATTTAAATTTATTATTATTTTGCAAGCGATTATATTGGCCATAAGCATTTCTTCACAGAGTTTATACTTTTTATATTTAAATGAGCAAAAATACAATAGACTATTTGCATTAAAAGTTTCTTTCTCAGTTGGGTTTGTTATAACATTTGCAACATTTATTGGTAATTGAATAATAAGTTTAAATAACTTCCTAACTGATAAACTTATAATTCTAAATATTTTTGTAATTATCTGTCTGTTAATTTCTTTATTAATAAGTTTTAAAATTGGAACAGAAAATAAAAATAAAATTGGTGAATTTAGATTAGTTTTAAAAGAGGAATTAATAAAATACTCTAAATCAACTTTGGTAAAATTAATTATTTTAACTTTATTACTGGGTGTTATTTATGGTTTTGTTCAGTCACCAATATTTAGAATGTATTTTGTAACAAATTCAAAAATAAGTAATAATGACGTTGAATGATTATCAACTTTAGATAGAAAATACCAAGCATTATTTATATTTGGACAATTTGCAATAGGTTATACATTGTATAAAATTTTATTACCAAAGATTGGAGTTAAAAATCTAATTTATGGTCTAATTGTAATCTCAGGAATAGCACTATTAATTAGTACATTTATTATTAATCCTACTTGAATGGTTATTTCTAATTTAATATTTGGTGCGTCATATTTTATATTATTTTACATGTGATTTGGATTCGCAATTATGTGAAACTATAGAGCAACAAAAGGTGTTCCAGTAACTGGTTTTATCGCCTCAGCATTACTTGTAGGTCAATTCTTAGTTATTTTTGTTTTTAATTCAATTATTTATACTAAATCTGGTTTATTTACTTACCAATCAATTGAAGCAATAATTGCAGAAACAAATATAGATAATATTATTGCTTTTGAGAATAATTTAAAAATTGTTATTAGAATAACTGCAGCAGCTTTATTCTTTATAAATAGTATTTATTTATTTTTAACAGTTATTTGAATTGATCAAGTTATTGCAGAATTTGTTGATTACGCAAATATTAAACATATTTTTTCTGAGTATGAAAAACAATCAGTTGAAAGAAAAATTAATTCAAGAATAGTTACAGAATAA
- a CDS encoding pseudouridine synthase: protein MERLQKIISARGVTSRRNAEKLIVEGKVKVNGVVITELGFKTSTDADIEVNGKQTTKNNEKFYYLFNKPRLVLTTMYDPKQRKTVADYFKDVPTRVYPVGRLDYDVSGLIIMTNDGEFANFVMHPRYEFFKTYQGLCKGKVSKQQVNQLLKGVKIEDDYFTKAIQAELLNYDQEKDQSIIEMTIAEGKKHHVKQMFSAIEANLMKLKRTKIEFLEVDDLEVGRYRELKPHEVKKFYGIYQSTKRKEDLKIK, encoded by the coding sequence ATGGAAAGATTACAGAAAATAATTTCAGCTAGGGGTGTTACTTCAAGAAGAAACGCTGAAAAATTAATAGTTGAGGGAAAAGTTAAAGTAAATGGTGTAGTTATCACTGAACTTGGTTTTAAAACAAGTACTGATGCTGATATTGAAGTTAACGGTAAACAAACAACTAAGAACAATGAAAAGTTTTATTATTTATTTAATAAACCAAGACTTGTTTTAACAACAATGTATGATCCTAAACAACGTAAAACAGTTGCAGATTATTTTAAAGACGTACCAACTAGAGTTTATCCTGTTGGAAGACTTGATTATGATGTTAGTGGCTTAATTATAATGACTAATGATGGTGAATTTGCAAATTTTGTTATGCACCCAAGATATGAATTCTTTAAAACTTATCAAGGTTTATGTAAAGGTAAAGTTTCAAAACAACAAGTTAACCAATTACTTAAAGGTGTAAAAATTGAAGATGATTACTTTACAAAAGCAATTCAGGCAGAATTATTAAATTATGATCAAGAAAAAGATCAATCAATTATTGAAATGACAATTGCAGAAGGTAAAAAACACCACGTTAAACAAATGTTTTCAGCTATTGAAGCTAACTTAATGAAATTAAAAAGAACTAAAATTGAATTTTTGGAAGTTGATGATTTAGAAGTTGGAAGATATAGAGAATTAAAACCTCATGAGGTTAAAAAATTCTATGGAATTTATCAATCAACAAAAAGAAAAGAAGACTTAAAAATTAAATAA
- the frr gene encoding ribosome recycling factor gives MDEILLIAEQQMEDTVVAWQEHIKTIRTGRASATMLDKVMVNYYGTPTPVNQTAQISTPEPQLLVIKPWDKTLIQEVVAAINKSDLNLNPVSDAEVVRINIPALTEEIRKDLVKKMNKELENFKVRIRNIRRDSIDTAKKDKSISEDVVKGIETDIQKLTDSSIKQLDEISKVKEKELMAI, from the coding sequence ATGGATGAAATTTTATTAATAGCAGAACAACAAATGGAAGATACTGTTGTTGCTTGACAAGAACATATAAAAACAATTAGAACAGGTAGAGCAAGTGCTACAATGCTAGACAAAGTTATGGTTAATTACTATGGAACTCCAACTCCCGTTAATCAAACTGCTCAAATATCAACACCTGAACCACAATTGTTAGTAATCAAACCTTGAGACAAAACTTTAATTCAAGAAGTGGTTGCAGCAATTAATAAATCAGATTTAAATTTAAATCCAGTTTCTGATGCTGAGGTTGTAAGAATAAACATACCAGCTTTAACAGAAGAAATCAGAAAAGATTTAGTTAAAAAAATGAATAAAGAATTAGAAAACTTTAAAGTACGTATTAGAAATATTCGTAGAGATTCAATCGATACAGCTAAAAAAGATAAATCAATAAGTGAAGATGTTGTTAAAGGTATTGAAACAGATATTCAAAAATTAACAGACTCAAGTATTAAGCAATTAGACGAAATATCAAAAGTTAAAGAAAAAGAATTAATGGCAATATAG
- the scpB gene encoding SMC-Scp complex subunit ScpB has product MNSNIKAIVEGLLFVYGDDGISLLDLQNVLEDVRPVTIQEAILELEKKYSSDPDCAFSIQKFGKNKYRLQTKPELHEYFAKLELEVNNSRLSNSSIEVLSIIVYKGPISKHDIELIRQAECSYQIYRLRQKKLIKAVGKTSTGANLYTITDNFFKLFNITGGFEALPQIDFASYKNQDEENNFEEEIKVTEEMISEEDVFEEDDSEGMF; this is encoded by the coding sequence ATGAATAGCAATATTAAAGCAATAGTTGAGGGTTTATTATTCGTATATGGTGATGATGGTATTAGTTTACTAGACTTACAAAATGTACTTGAAGATGTTAGACCAGTTACAATCCAAGAAGCTATATTAGAATTAGAAAAAAAATATTCTTCAGATCCTGATTGTGCTTTTTCAATTCAAAAATTTGGAAAAAATAAATATAGATTACAAACTAAACCAGAATTGCACGAATACTTTGCTAAATTAGAATTAGAAGTAAATAATTCAAGATTATCAAATTCAAGTATCGAAGTTTTATCAATCATTGTTTATAAAGGTCCTATTTCAAAACATGATATTGAGTTGATAAGACAAGCAGAATGTTCATACCAAATTTATAGATTAAGACAAAAAAAATTAATTAAAGCAGTTGGTAAAACTTCAACAGGTGCAAATCTTTATACAATAACAGATAACTTTTTTAAATTATTTAATATAACAGGTGGATTTGAAGCTTTACCTCAAATAGATTTTGCTTCATATAAAAATCAAGATGAAGAAAACAATTTTGAAGAAGAAATTAAAGTTACTGAAGAAATGATCTCAGAAGAAGATGTTTTTGAGGAAGATGACTCAGAAGGAATGTTTTAA
- the pyrH gene encoding UMP kinase: MKYKYSTVLLKLSGEALKSENEIYNKEKLEDIAKQIVELAKNGLKLGIVIGGGNIWRGKLGTDIDMPQINADYMGMLATVMNGLALESTIKRLGYDKVNVYSSLPIETVTDDYNFKRARLKMNEGYISIFVGGTGFSYFTTDTNSVIRAIEIGADAVLMAKNGVKGVYDSDPNLNPNAKFYKKLTHREIAENQLRVMDLTAATLAKDAKLPIEVFDMQGQNNIIKVMEGSLESTIIEE, translated from the coding sequence ATGAAATATAAATATAGTACAGTTTTATTAAAACTGAGCGGTGAAGCTTTAAAAAGCGAAAATGAAATTTACAACAAAGAAAAATTAGAAGACATTGCTAAACAAATTGTTGAGTTAGCAAAAAATGGATTAAAATTAGGAATCGTTATTGGTGGAGGAAATATCTGAAGAGGTAAACTTGGAACTGATATTGATATGCCACAAATTAATGCTGACTACATGGGAATGTTAGCAACTGTTATGAATGGTTTAGCACTTGAATCAACTATCAAACGATTAGGATATGACAAAGTTAATGTTTATTCTTCTTTACCAATTGAAACAGTTACAGATGATTACAACTTTAAAAGAGCTCGTTTAAAAATGAATGAAGGCTACATTTCAATTTTTGTTGGTGGTACAGGGTTCTCTTACTTTACAACAGATACTAATTCAGTAATCCGTGCAATCGAAATTGGTGCTGATGCAGTATTGATGGCAAAAAATGGAGTAAAAGGAGTTTATGACTCAGATCCAAATTTAAATCCGAATGCAAAATTTTATAAAAAATTAACTCATCGTGAAATAGCTGAAAATCAATTACGCGTAATGGATTTAACAGCTGCAACATTGGCTAAGGATGCAAAACTTCCAATTGAAGTATTTGACATGCAAGGACAAAACAACATAATTAAGGTTATGGAAGGTTCATTAGAATCAACAATAATAGAAGAATAG
- a CDS encoding YebC/PmpR family DNA-binding transcriptional regulator, with the protein MGRAHEVRAASMAKTAAKKSAANGRASKEIYMAAKAGGSDPSSNLALRALIDKAKSNQIPKEVIDRAIKRATGGDAENYVSNRYEGMGPGNTAIIVDALTSNVNRAAANIREVFNKNHGNPEGKVAFMFEEVSMFAFKGKTEEEVLEQLMMSEVDVNDVEVEEDMIIVTAPYKSFNAVKHSLDELGIEEYLMSEIKLIPIDDYIEVSDAELKQQLQTLLDKLDELEDVQNVYHNATI; encoded by the coding sequence ATGGGAAGAGCACACGAAGTCCGCGCCGCCTCAATGGCTAAAACAGCTGCAAAAAAATCTGCAGCTAATGGTAGAGCAAGTAAAGAAATTTATATGGCAGCCAAAGCAGGTGGATCTGATCCATCTTCAAACTTAGCATTAAGAGCTTTAATTGATAAAGCCAAATCAAATCAAATTCCAAAAGAAGTTATTGATAGAGCTATTAAAAGAGCAACTGGAGGAGACGCAGAAAACTACGTATCAAATAGATATGAAGGTATGGGTCCAGGAAATACAGCAATTATAGTTGATGCTTTAACAAGTAATGTTAACCGTGCAGCTGCCAATATTAGAGAAGTATTTAATAAAAATCATGGTAATCCCGAAGGAAAAGTTGCTTTTATGTTTGAAGAAGTTTCAATGTTTGCTTTTAAAGGTAAAACAGAAGAAGAAGTACTTGAACAATTAATGATGAGTGAAGTTGATGTAAATGATGTTGAAGTTGAAGAAGACATGATCATTGTTACAGCTCCATATAAATCATTTAATGCAGTTAAACACTCACTTGATGAATTAGGTATTGAAGAATACTTAATGTCAGAAATAAAGTTAATTCCAATAGATGACTATATTGAAGTTTCAGATGCTGAATTAAAACAACAATTACAAACTTTATTGGATAAACTTGATGAATTAGAAGATGTACAAAATGTATATCACAATGCAACTATTTAA
- a CDS encoding segregation and condensation protein A, producing MQHWDELNISNFSGPLDLLWNMVKDKKIDIFEINLSEIIDQYLKYIEGQQKLDIELASEYLVLAAQMIEMKSRILLPNDDDDSEEELMFEDLLEQINQYGQIKEVSEYFYNKQEEYLKTFSKPKTKKSFIQSIADRNDELMVNPLDIGIDEFAEIFQSILQRAQNFDEDFEYDENMLLEDAYAPIQNEIISPQVIARSIVDVMKTNKHKEWRLEEVITGYELNLINLISTFLAVLDMVRHQVAVINQKNDTLEFRFTSEALADESVLRRIEEVEEYE from the coding sequence ATGCAACATTGAGACGAATTAAATATTTCCAATTTCTCAGGTCCTTTAGACCTATTGTGAAACATGGTTAAAGATAAAAAGATTGATATCTTTGAAATTAATTTAAGTGAAATAATTGATCAATATTTAAAATATATTGAGGGACAACAAAAATTAGATATTGAATTAGCTAGTGAATATTTAGTTTTAGCAGCTCAAATGATTGAAATGAAATCAAGAATATTGCTTCCAAATGACGATGATGATTCTGAAGAAGAATTGATGTTTGAGGATTTATTGGAGCAAATTAATCAATATGGACAAATTAAAGAAGTTAGTGAATATTTCTATAATAAACAAGAAGAATATTTAAAGACTTTTTCAAAACCAAAAACAAAAAAATCATTTATTCAATCTATTGCAGATAGAAATGATGAACTAATGGTAAACCCACTTGATATTGGTATTGACGAATTCGCTGAAATATTCCAATCAATTTTACAAAGAGCTCAAAACTTTGATGAAGATTTTGAGTATGATGAAAATATGTTGTTAGAAGATGCTTATGCACCTATCCAAAATGAAATTATTTCTCCACAAGTAATTGCAAGATCAATTGTTGATGTTATGAAAACAAACAAACATAAAGAGTGAAGACTTGAAGAAGTTATCACTGGATATGAATTAAACTTAATTAATTTAATTTCAACTTTTTTAGCTGTACTAGATATGGTAAGACATCAAGTTGCTGTTATTAATCAAAAGAATGATACATTAGAATTTAGATTCACATCTGAAGCTTTAGCTGATGAATCTGTATTAAGAAGAATAGAAGAGGTAGAAGAATATGAATAG